GCGGCCGGGAGCTCGTGGAGAGCGAGCCGCTGACCTTCGCTCGCCTCGGCGAGCTGCTGGCTGAAGAGTTCCCGCAGGCCGAGCCGAACGCCCTGGCCCAAGGCGTCCGCCAACTCGTCCCGCTGGTACAGGTGCCCCCGCGCGGCTTGTGGGGCCAAGGCGGCGCCGCCACCCACACGTCGCTGGAATCCTGGCTGAGCAGCGGCGGCGGCGCTCCCTCCGGCGAGTCACCAGACGAACTCGACGCCGTCGTGCTGCGCTACCTGGCGGCCTTCGGACCAGCAAGCGTCCGGGACATGCAGATGTGGTGTGGCCTGACGCGCCTGAGCGCCGTGGTGAAGCGGCTCGGCGACCGGCTCTCCCGCTACATGGATGAGAACGGCACGGTGCTCTACGACTCGGCCGAAGCCCCGCTCGCCGACGAGGATCTGCAGCCGCCCGTGCGCCTGCTGCCCGACTACGACAACATCCTGCTCTCCCACGCCGACCGGACCAGGATCCTGGACGCCGAATACCGGGCCGCGATATTCACGGCCAACGGCAGGATCCTGGCAAGCGTACTCGTCGACGGCTTCGTCGCCGCGACGTGGCGATACGACGCGGGCAGGCTGACAGTAAGCCCACTGCGCACGCTCAAGCCGACCGAGAAGCGGGAGGTGGAGTCCGAAGCGGAGCGGACGCTCGGGCTGCTCGCCCCAGAAGGCGAGGCGCGCGTGGCCTTCGCACCGTGACATTTCCCCCCGTCGGCGGGTCAGAAAATCGGTCCCGGCGACCGGCCCGCGAGCAGCGTGTCAGCCGTCGGCGCCCATTGGGAGTCGTAGGCCGACCAGTCGGCGGGCGTGGCGGCGAAGTCGACGTAGAGCGCCACACCGAAGCGCCGGTCCGTCGGCGTGCCGTCAGGCAGCGCCAGTTTCACCCCACGCAGCGCCGCCCCGACCGTTTCCGCAGAGGACGAGTGCCCGAGGCTGTGCATGTCGTGGTAAGCGGGCAGGCCTATCAGCAACGCGACGTTCTTCGGCACGGCCGCCAAAGCCCGCTCCGTCTCGTCGCGCACGTAGCCCGCGTACGCGCTCTCGCTCCACAACTCGGTGTCGTACGTCATCAGGGCGATCTGATCCACGCGCTCGGCGACCTGGTGCAGGTAGCCGACAGACCACCAGGCGTCGCGCCCGGCCACGGCCTCCATCGCCCAACGCATCCCCGGCACCGGCTCGACCTGCTCGCCGGACACCGACAGCACTCCGCCCGCCGCGTGGACGACGGGCTCAACCGCCGACAGGAGGGCGAGGTAGCCGGGATCCGCATCCCCTATGGGCTCGAGGTCGAGGTGTACCCCGCCGAAGCCGCGCGCCATCACCGCACGAGCCGAAGCGACGATGTGGGCCCGGACCGCCGGGTCCTCCAAGTTCATCGCGCCGACCGGCTCGACCTCGTCTCCGAGCCACGCCTGCACCCGCACGCTGGGTATCGACGTCCGGATCTGGTCGACGAACCACTCCGCCCGCGGCGCCTTCGCCGGGTCCAGCGTCCCGTCGTCATTGAGCGGCCCGACGTGCACGAACACGTCGGTGATCCCGGTGCCACGCAGCTGCAACGCGAGCGCGGCGGCGTCCGCCTCGTTCTCCCGGCCGTCCACCCAGGAATGCCCGAGCCATAGCGCATCGTGACTGGTCGATCGCGCGACCGCCGAGCTCGGCGTGCCGAGCCCCTGCACCGAGAAGGCCGCCCAGCGGCCCCCGATCAACACGCTGATCGCCGCGAGCACGGCCATCGACTTGCCCACCAACTGCCGGGCCACACCCGGGCCGTACGCGGAGATCATTCCCACTTGCGCAGGTTAGTGGATCATCGTCGCGCGGT
This genomic window from Actinospica robiniae DSM 44927 contains:
- a CDS encoding winged helix DNA-binding domain-containing protein, with amino-acid sequence MTELSTRTLNRTLLKRQMLLRRAALSPEQAVEHLVGMQAQAPNPPYLGLFARLSEFDPEDLSELVSNRRVVRIALQRNTIHLVSASDAILLRRVLKPVIDSGLRHNYGAQLRDVDLPALATRGRELVESEPLTFARLGELLAEEFPQAEPNALAQGVRQLVPLVQVPPRGLWGQGGAATHTSLESWLSSGGGAPSGESPDELDAVVLRYLAAFGPASVRDMQMWCGLTRLSAVVKRLGDRLSRYMDENGTVLYDSAEAPLADEDLQPPVRLLPDYDNILLSHADRTRILDAEYRAAIFTANGRILASVLVDGFVAATWRYDAGRLTVSPLRTLKPTEKREVESEAERTLGLLAPEGEARVAFAP